From the Salmo trutta chromosome 2, fSalTru1.1, whole genome shotgun sequence genome, one window contains:
- the LOC115150071 gene encoding gamma-soluble NSF attachment protein, whose product MAAKINEAHDHIAKAEKYLRTSFMKWKPDYDSAASEYSKAAVAFKNAKMLEEAKEAYLQEAEAHTNNKTLFHAAKALEAAGMMLKDMQRIPEAIQYIERASMMYVENGTPDTAALALDRAGKLIESQDLAKAVDLYQKAASVFENEDRLRQAVEMLGKSSRLLVRQHKLDEAAVSIQKEKNMYKEIENYPTCFKKTSAQVLVHLHRNDFVAADKCVRESYSLPGFSGSEDCIALEQLLQGYDEQDEDQVHRVCNSPLFKYMDNDYAKLSVSLRVPGGGKKKKAPAADAGEGGAGAGEADEDEYAGGLC is encoded by the exons ATGGCTGCGAAAATCAACGAGGCGCACGACCATATTGCCAAGGCTGAAAAATA TTTAAGGACTAGTTTCATGAAATGGAAGCCTGACTATGACAGTGCTGCATCAGAGTACTCAAAAGCAG CTGTTGCCTTTAAAAATGCCAAGATGCTTGAAGAAGCGAAGGAGGCATACCTGCAAGAGGCAGAAGCCCATACCAACAACAAAAC ACTATTCCATGCTGCCAA AGCACTTGAAGCAGCTGGTATGATGCTTAAG GACATGCAGAGGATACCAGAGGCTATCCAGTACATTGAGAGAGCAAGCATGATGTATGTAGAGAACGGCACACCAGACACTGCAGCCTTGGCCCTCGACAGAGCTGGAAA GCTAATCGAATCACAGGATCTAGCAAAAGCAGTGGATCTGTACCAGAAAGCTGCATCAGTGTTTGAG AACGAGGACCGTCTACGTCAAGCTGTAGAGATGCTGGGGAAATCATCAAGACTGCTCGTCAGGCAACACAA GCTTGATGAAGCAGCAGTGTCGATTCAGAAGGAGAAGAACATGTATAAAGAAATAGAGAATTACCCAACGTGTTTTAAG AAAACCAGTGCCCAAGTGCTAGTCCACCTTCACAGAAATGACTTCGTAGCAGCAGATAAATGTGTTCGAGAGAGTTACAG TCTGCCAGGCTTCAGTGGGAGCGAGGACTGTATTGCCTTGGAGCAACTCTTGCAGGGCTACGACGAGCAGGATGAGGACCAAGTGCACCGTGTCTGTAACTCGCCCTTATTCAAGTATATGGACAATGAT TATGCCAAGTTGTCCGTCAGCCTGAGGGTTCCAGGGGGTGGTAAGAAGAAGAAGGCGCCAGCTGCCGATGCTggggaaggaggagcaggagccGGAGAGGCTGACGAGGATGAGTATGCCGGTGGGCTATGTTAG
- the LOC115150080 gene encoding twisted gastrulation protein homolog 1-A — protein MKSTQILLSTALIFLLSGLSMTTACNKALCASDVSKCLIQELCQCRPSDGNCSCCKECMLCLGTLWEECCDCVGMCNPRNYSDTPATSKSTVEELYRPIPSLFRALTEGEAPINMMVVSFPVAEELSYHENLVSFLETMEDQHQNVSLPGNSIHASYDNTQSTEDNMCTVVYFDDCVSIRQCKQYCESMGGSKYRWFHNACCECIGPECLDYGSKTVKCMNCLF, from the exons ATGAAGTCTACTCAAATCTTACTATCCACTGCACTTATTTTCCTTCTCTCGGGACTTTCCATGACCACAGCCTGCAACAAGGCTCTCTGTGCCAGTGATGTCAGTAAATGTCTCATTCAG GAGCTGTGTCAGTGCCGGCCCTCGGATGGGAACTGCTCCTGCTGTAAAGAGTGTATGCTCTGTCTTGGCACACTGTGGGAGGAGTGCTGCGACTGTGTGG GGATGTGTAACCCTAGGAACTACAGTGACACTCCAGCTACCTCCAAAAGCACAGTGGAGGAACTCTACCGACCCATCCCCTCACTGTTCCGCGCCCTCACCGAGGGTGAAGCGCCCATCAACATGATGGTGGTATCCTTCCCCGTGGCCGAGGAACTATCTTACCACGAGAACCTGGTGTCTTTTCTGGAAACCATGGAGGACCAGCACCAAAATGTCTCCCTGCCTGGGAACAGTATCCACGCCAGCTACGATAACACCCAAAGtactgaag aTAACATGTGCACTGTGGTGTACTTTGATGACTGCGTGTCCATCCGCCAGTGCAAGCAGTACTGCGAGTCCATGGGCGGCTCCAAGTACCGCTGGTTCCACAACGCCTGCTGTGAATGCATCGGCCCGGAGTGCCTCGACTACGGCAGCAAAACCGTCAAGTGCATGAACTGCCTGTTCTAA